A genomic segment from Schistosoma mansoni, WGS project CABG00000000 data, chromosome 3 unplaced supercontig 0077, strain Puerto Rico, whole genome shotgun sequence encodes:
- a CDS encoding aspartyl aminopeptidase (M18 family), producing the protein MTQPKPSDTNSDIPINSVTQNLTNDFGINDNLFLSVSEEQGKCDFPSPHFFEHDSRSQIISTQESSIASPSSSSPPILERQLSKECVIEQKTETDTKNPLSPDTFGLSFSSSTSTNSQLHCIPTTVCSTPVTSVTSVRRPRHKPAERRELLELAVNDVLGSQISMRRAAQKYNLAKSSLCDYVRKNGIILPNLRFKSYQTIPRSTATDLAVSSKKVTLSGNTNRQTSASCKRSGSPMTGDTCISSMNPLPAKLSCGITRKVNIARTKNIDNNNNKQHSKVSARPLIQMDNLSLGIDNDRTVSLASNCDLNCIRSLISSEKTGIDSCPNEFCLSSQQHHTSNQSNLFSVSNISKCFTNVTTCKSGRVESPWYNAAGLPTQVPMRSWTGTNTLSGSLQNINQQDQQTISMKSTSSNSGIFSNHLHSNVDDSLNSNLCLTNKSKLNHSSLSTSVNTPLSLANNYLKVLTENSSDTVTDCLQVANYLLSGDELNSRQNFFLSNDCCCRPTNFPTDSSISQLSSEYDRRILLNEESAKSWIFNNSNRNNNGLTDSEQSRTILDSTQSLRSTNESSSSSSIGVSYSPPTSSNTATLDSSTNSRFLTTPLSLSTSSCQIFSNETIKLPFKTTHSNSDHTDHIGLQSESGDNNNNIVTDRFLSNSTTASAALYSFLGLNSINHINSHICQPSTSVFQSNLLPINQAAIAALLLQYSRGAAAIPVSTTSTTVSTHSTTTTTTTTTNQIIQIVLLLLHLSIHHNYKIHYSNQIHKSFNQTTQSIPSIYLPYSIKNHCTLSELNYYNQQINLLKQFPKFLLESNSGTVLPPSELVIPTHLTNQSAAYSLVC; encoded by the exons ATGACTCAGCCAAAACCTTCAGATACCAACAGTGATATACCAATTAATTCAGTAACTCAAAATCTTACCAACGATTTCGGTatcaatgataatttatttctaTCAGTATCTGAAGAACAAGGAAAGTGTGATTTTCCATCACCACATTTTTTTGAACATGATTCAAGATCGCAAATAATATCCACCCAGGAATCATCTATTGCATCTCCATCATCATCGTCTCCTCCTATACTTGAACGTCAACTGAGTAAGGAGTGTGTAATAGAACAAAAAACAGAAACAGATACTAAAAATCCATTATCACCGGATACCTTCGGATTATCATTTAGTTCATCAACATCGACTAATAGTCAGTTACATTGTATTCCTACAACTGTTTGCTCAACACCTGTTACAAGTGTTACTTCTGTCCGACGTCCTCGTCATAAACCTGCAGAACGACGGGAATTATTGGAATTAGCCGTAAATGATGTATTAGGTTCTCAGATATCAATGAGACGTGCTGCACAAAAGTATAACTTAGCAAAATCATCTCTATGTGATTATGTTCGTAAAAATGGAATTATATTGCCTAATTTACGTTTTAAATCTTATCAAACTATTCCAAGATCAACAGCTACTGATTTGGCTGTATCAAGTAAAAAAGTTACCTTATCAGGAAATACAAATCGTCAAACATCGGCTTCATGTAAACGTAGCGGTTCACCAATGACTGGTGATACTTGTATATCATCTATGAATCCTTTACCGGCAAAATTATCATGTGGTATAACTCGTAAAGTGAATATTGCTCGAACAAAGaatatagataataataataataagcaacaCTCTAAAGTATCTGCAAGACCATTAATCCAAATGGATAACTTATCCCTTGGAATAGATAATGACAGAACTGTTTCTTTGGCTAGTAATTGTGACTTAAACTGTATTCGTTCACTTATATCATCGGAGAAAACTGGTATTGATTCCTGTCCAAATGAATTTTGTTTATCAAGTCAACAACATCATACAAGTAATCAAAGTAATCTATTTAGTGTATCCAACATATCTAAGTGTTTCACAAATGTTACCACTTGTAAATCAGGTCGTGTTGAAAGCCCTTGGTATAATGCTGCTGGACTTCCTACTCAAGTGCCTATGCGTTCATGGACAGGTACTAATACATTAAGTGGATCAttacaaaatattaatcaaCAAGATCAACAAACAATAAGTATGAAAAGTACATCATCTAACAGTGGAATATTCAGTAATCATCTACATTCGAATGTAGATGATTCTCTGAATAGTAATCTATGTCTTACTAATAAATCCAAACTAAATCATTCTTCTCTATCCACAAGTGTAAATACACCACTTTCATTAgccaataattatttaaaagtcTTAACTGAGAATTCAAGTGATACAGTAACAGATTGTTTACAAGTGGCAAACTACTTATTATCCGGTGATGAATTAAATAGTCggcaaaatttttttttatcaaatgatTGTTGTTGTCGTCCAACAAATTTTCCAACTGATTCT TCTATTTCCCAATTATCATCTGAATATGATCGTCGGATATTATTAAACGAAGAATCTGCCAAATCTTGGATTTTTAACAAttcaaatagaaataataacGGATTAACAGATTCGGAACAATCAAGAACAATTCTTGATAGTACACAATCTCTTCGTAGTACAaacgaatcatcatcatcatcatctatagGAGTTTCATATTCACCTCCTACTAGTAGCAACACTGCTACTTTAGATTCATCAACTAATTCAAGGTTTTTAACTACTCCACTTAGTTTATCTACATCTAGTTGTCAAATTTTTTCAAACGAAACTATAAAACTTCCTTTTAAAACTACTCATTCTAATTCAGATCATACAGATCATATTGGTTTACAATCTGAATCtggggataataataataacattgttACAGATCGTTTTTTATCAAATTCTACTACAGCATCTGCTGCATTATATTCATTTCTTGGTCTTAATTCTATTAATCATATTAATTCTCATATTTGTCAACCATCAACTTCAGTTTTTCAATCGAATTTATTACCTATTAATCAAGCAGCTATAGCTGCATTATTATTGCAATATTCTCGAGGTGCTGCTGCAATTCCTGTTTCAACTACTTCAACAACTGTTTCTACAcattctactactactactactactactactactaatcaaATTATACAAATTGTCCTATTGTTACTTCACCTCTCAATTCATCACAACTACAAAATTCAT TATTCAAATCAAATTCATAAATCATTCAATCAAACAACACAATCCATTCCATCAATTTATTTACCTTATTCTATCAAAAATCATTGTACTTTATcagaattaaattattataatcaacaaattaatttattaaaacaatttcCAAAATTTTTATTAGAATCTAATAGTGGAACAGTGTTACCACCAAGTGAATTAGTTATCCCAACACATTTAACAAATCAATCTGCTGCTTATTCTTTGGTATGTTGA